From the genome of Rhinatrema bivittatum chromosome 18, aRhiBiv1.1, whole genome shotgun sequence, one region includes:
- the HNRNPAB gene encoding heterogeneous nuclear ribonucleoprotein A/B isoform X1 yields MSDSEFMETTENGHEAAEAGDQAAEAAAGEGQNGGEGDQINASKNEEDAGCVADNFSPLNKIMKMFVGGLSWDTSKKDLKDYFSKFGEVVDCTIKMDPNTGRSRGFGFILFKEAASVDKVLEQKEHRLDGRLIDPKKAMAMKKDPVKKIFVGGLNPEATEEKIREYFGDFGEIEAIELPMDPKTNKRRGFVFITFKEEDPVKKILEKKFHNVSGSKCEIKVAQPKEVYQQQQYGGGSSRGSAFGGRGRGGRGGGGGKLAQSQNWNQGYGNYWSQGYGNQGYGYGQQGYGGYGGYDYSGYGYYGYGPGYDYSQGSAAYGKTPRRGHQNNYKPY; encoded by the exons ATGTCAGACAGTGAGTTCATGGAAACTACCGAGAATGGGCACGAGGCGGCGGAAGCTGGCGACCAAGCGGCAGAGGCCGCTGCGGGTGAGGGCCAGAACGGCGGAGAAGGGGATCAGATTAACGCTAGTAAGAACGAAGAGGACGCAGGGTGCGTAGCTGATAACTTCTCCCCTTTAAACAAAATAAT GAAAATGTTTGTTGGTGGCCTCAGTTGGGACACGAgcaaaaaagatttgaaagatTATTTCTCTAAATTTGGTGAAGTAGTGGATTGTACTATCAAGATGGACCCCAACACAGGAAGGTCCAGAGGTTTTGGATTTATTCTCTTTAAAGAAGCTGCGAGTGTTGACAAG GTATTGGAGCAGAAAGAGCACCGGTTAGATGGAAGACTGATTGACCCCAAAAAGGCTATGGCAATGAAAAAGGACCCTGTGAAGAAAATCTTTGTTGGAGGACTTAACCCAGAAGCCACAGAGGAAAAGATCCGTGAATACTTTGGAGATTTTGGAGAG ATTGAAGCTATTGAACTGCCAATGGACCCAAAGACCAACAAGAGGAGAGGTTTTGTGTTCATCACTTTCAAGGAAGAAGATCCTGTCAAGAAGATCCTCGAAAAAAAATTCCATAATGTTAGCGGTAGCAAG TGTGAAATTAAAGTAGCACAGCCAAAGGAAGTTTATCAGCAACAGCAgtatggtggtggcagcagcagaggcagtgCTTTTGGAGGCAGAGGCCGAGGTGGAAGAGGTGGAGGTGGTGGTAAGCTAG CTCAAAGCCAAAATTGGAATCAAGGTTACGGCAACTATTGGAGCCAGGGCTATGGGAATCAAGGATATGGCTATGGGCAGCAGGGCTATGGTGGCTATGGAGGCTATGACTATTCTGGCTATGGGTATTATGGATATGGACCAGGATATGATTACA GTCAGGGCAGTGCAGCTTATGGAAAGACTCCAAGACGTGGCCATCAGAATAACTACAAGCCATATTGA
- the HNRNPAB gene encoding heterogeneous nuclear ribonucleoprotein A/B isoform X2: protein MSDSEFMETTENGHEAAEAGDQAAEAAAGEGQNGGEGDQINASKNEEDAGKMFVGGLSWDTSKKDLKDYFSKFGEVVDCTIKMDPNTGRSRGFGFILFKEAASVDKVLEQKEHRLDGRLIDPKKAMAMKKDPVKKIFVGGLNPEATEEKIREYFGDFGEIEAIELPMDPKTNKRRGFVFITFKEEDPVKKILEKKFHNVSGSKCEIKVAQPKEVYQQQQYGGGSSRGSAFGGRGRGGRGGGGGKLAQSQNWNQGYGNYWSQGYGNQGYGYGQQGYGGYGGYDYSGYGYYGYGPGYDYSQGSAAYGKTPRRGHQNNYKPY, encoded by the exons ATGTCAGACAGTGAGTTCATGGAAACTACCGAGAATGGGCACGAGGCGGCGGAAGCTGGCGACCAAGCGGCAGAGGCCGCTGCGGGTGAGGGCCAGAACGGCGGAGAAGGGGATCAGATTAACGCTAGTAAGAACGAAGAGGACGCAGG GAAAATGTTTGTTGGTGGCCTCAGTTGGGACACGAgcaaaaaagatttgaaagatTATTTCTCTAAATTTGGTGAAGTAGTGGATTGTACTATCAAGATGGACCCCAACACAGGAAGGTCCAGAGGTTTTGGATTTATTCTCTTTAAAGAAGCTGCGAGTGTTGACAAG GTATTGGAGCAGAAAGAGCACCGGTTAGATGGAAGACTGATTGACCCCAAAAAGGCTATGGCAATGAAAAAGGACCCTGTGAAGAAAATCTTTGTTGGAGGACTTAACCCAGAAGCCACAGAGGAAAAGATCCGTGAATACTTTGGAGATTTTGGAGAG ATTGAAGCTATTGAACTGCCAATGGACCCAAAGACCAACAAGAGGAGAGGTTTTGTGTTCATCACTTTCAAGGAAGAAGATCCTGTCAAGAAGATCCTCGAAAAAAAATTCCATAATGTTAGCGGTAGCAAG TGTGAAATTAAAGTAGCACAGCCAAAGGAAGTTTATCAGCAACAGCAgtatggtggtggcagcagcagaggcagtgCTTTTGGAGGCAGAGGCCGAGGTGGAAGAGGTGGAGGTGGTGGTAAGCTAG CTCAAAGCCAAAATTGGAATCAAGGTTACGGCAACTATTGGAGCCAGGGCTATGGGAATCAAGGATATGGCTATGGGCAGCAGGGCTATGGTGGCTATGGAGGCTATGACTATTCTGGCTATGGGTATTATGGATATGGACCAGGATATGATTACA GTCAGGGCAGTGCAGCTTATGGAAAGACTCCAAGACGTGGCCATCAGAATAACTACAAGCCATATTGA